One region of Tistrella mobilis genomic DNA includes:
- a CDS encoding carbohydrate ABC transporter permease: protein MSDQALHLSAAGPAPRSRAAARADRLRAMTAWALSAPAVILMALLLIGPVIGVVALSLTDYQLGAATLSYIGLDNYAEMFGDRVFHTALINTLLYVAVVVPGSVFLGLGIALLIESGTSGRALYRAIYFLPVMATLIAMAIVWEFMLHPQFGLINLALGRIGIPAQNWLTDGDLALWVLAAIGIWQAVGFNMVLFMAGLVSIPRFLYDAAEMDGVPGAWARFRLVTWPMLGPVTLFVVVITSIRSFQVFDTVHVLTKGGPNKATEVLLYTMYAEGFEFFRSGYAAAVTVVFLGFVLALTLVKIGVLDRKVHYS from the coding sequence ATGTCTGATCAGGCCCTGCATCTTTCCGCCGCCGGCCCGGCCCCGCGAAGCCGGGCCGCCGCCCGCGCCGACCGGCTGCGCGCCATGACCGCCTGGGCGCTCTCGGCCCCCGCCGTGATCCTGATGGCCCTGCTGCTGATCGGCCCGGTGATCGGGGTGGTGGCGCTGTCGCTCACCGATTATCAGCTGGGCGCCGCCACCCTGTCCTATATCGGCCTCGACAACTATGCCGAGATGTTCGGCGACCGGGTCTTTCACACCGCGCTGATCAACACGCTGCTTTATGTCGCGGTGGTGGTGCCGGGCTCGGTCTTCCTGGGGCTCGGCATCGCGCTGCTGATCGAATCCGGCACCAGCGGCCGGGCGCTCTATCGCGCGATCTATTTCCTGCCGGTGATGGCGACGCTGATCGCCATGGCGATCGTGTGGGAATTCATGCTCCACCCGCAATTCGGGCTGATCAACCTGGCCCTCGGCCGGATCGGCATCCCGGCGCAGAACTGGTTGACCGACGGGGATCTGGCGCTGTGGGTGCTGGCCGCCATCGGCATCTGGCAGGCGGTCGGCTTCAACATGGTGCTGTTCATGGCGGGGCTGGTCTCGATCCCGCGCTTTCTCTACGACGCGGCCGAGATGGACGGGGTGCCCGGCGCCTGGGCGCGCTTCCGCCTGGTCACCTGGCCGATGCTGGGGCCGGTCACCCTTTTCGTGGTGGTCATCACCTCGATCCGGTCTTTCCAGGTGTTCGACACGGTGCATGTGCTGACCAAGGGCGGGCCCAACAAGGCGACCGAGGTGCTGCTCTACACCATGTATGCCGAGGGGTTCGAATTCTTCCGCTCGGGCTATGCCGCCGCGGTCACCGTGGTTTTCCTGGGCTTCGTGCTGGCACTGACGCTGGTCAAGATCGGCGTCCTGGACCGGAAGGTGCACTATTCATGA
- a CDS encoding response regulator, with the protein MSVTRAMIVDDHALIRSGLREMLEICAPGTAVVEVATLTEAADALTRDPGIGLVLLDLNIPGARGLEALDVLRRHFPSVAVAVVSADEQPAIMRKALASGAAGYLPKSLRSEVLESALRLVLAGGVYVPPAALDAEEPEPADPVRLDSGALGLTRRQGEILKLLAHDLPNRAIAERLGLAEQTVKNQVSQMLRRLDLGSRAEAAALARRYRG; encoded by the coding sequence ATGTCCGTCACACGGGCGATGATCGTCGATGACCACGCGTTGATCCGCTCGGGTCTGCGCGAAATGCTGGAAATCTGCGCCCCCGGCACCGCGGTGGTCGAGGTGGCGACCCTGACCGAGGCCGCAGACGCGCTGACCCGCGACCCCGGGATCGGGTTGGTGCTGCTCGACCTCAACATCCCCGGTGCCAGGGGGCTGGAGGCGCTGGACGTGCTGCGCCGCCACTTCCCCTCGGTCGCCGTGGCGGTGGTCTCGGCCGACGAACAGCCGGCGATCATGCGCAAGGCGCTGGCCAGCGGCGCGGCGGGCTATCTGCCCAAATCGCTGAGATCCGAGGTGCTGGAAAGCGCGCTCCGCCTGGTGCTGGCCGGCGGTGTCTATGTGCCGCCGGCAGCGCTGGATGCCGAAGAGCCGGAGCCGGCCGATCCGGTGCGGCTGGATAGCGGCGCCCTGGGCCTGACCCGCCGCCAGGGAGAGATCCTGAAACTTCTGGCCCATGACCTGCCCAACCGCGCGATCGCCGAACGGCTGGGCCTGGCCGAACAGACGGTCAAGAACCAGGTGTCGCAGATGCTGCGGCGCCTGGATCTGGGCTCGCGCGCCGAGGCGGCGGCGCTGGCGCGGCGCTACCGGGGCTGA
- a CDS encoding carbohydrate ABC transporter permease, with translation MTRRPAARHLLPAALRHLVLGLGAVIMLAPFVWMVSTSLKPAAEIFLDHIRLWPHQLAAAENYTTAVTRVPLLRFMLNGLIVTVTIFVIQVAVALPAAYALAKLRFRGRGLIFGAILFCLLIPPHAIAVPVFLLFHQLGILNSYAAMVVPFTISVFGIFLMRQFFLTVPDDLIDAARMDGYGEFAIVWRVMLPTAIPAITAFGIFSIVAHWNDYFWPLIVVNDQHLLTPPLGVVAFRNQEAGSDFGPLMAAATLIIAPLVIAFLFAQRRFIEGITLTGMK, from the coding sequence ATGACCCGCCGCCCCGCCGCTCGTCATCTGCTTCCTGCCGCTCTGCGCCATCTGGTCCTGGGCCTGGGGGCGGTGATCATGCTCGCCCCCTTCGTGTGGATGGTCTCCACCTCGCTCAAGCCCGCCGCCGAGATCTTCCTGGATCATATCCGGCTCTGGCCGCACCAGCTGGCGGCGGCAGAAAACTACACCACCGCCGTCACCAGGGTGCCGCTGCTGCGCTTCATGCTGAACGGGCTGATCGTCACGGTGACGATCTTCGTGATCCAGGTCGCGGTCGCCCTGCCCGCCGCCTATGCGCTGGCCAAGCTGCGCTTTCGGGGCCGCGGGCTGATCTTCGGGGCGATCCTGTTCTGCCTGCTCATCCCCCCGCATGCGATCGCGGTGCCGGTCTTCCTGCTCTTCCACCAGCTGGGCATCCTGAACAGCTATGCCGCCATGGTGGTGCCCTTCACCATCTCGGTCTTCGGCATCTTCCTGATGCGCCAGTTCTTCCTGACCGTCCCCGACGATCTGATCGATGCCGCCCGCATGGACGGCTATGGCGAATTCGCCATCGTCTGGCGGGTGATGCTGCCCACCGCCATCCCCGCGATCACCGCCTTCGGCATCTTCTCGATCGTCGCGCACTGGAACGATTATTTCTGGCCGCTGATCGTGGTCAACGATCAGCACCTGCTGACCCCGCCGCTCGGGGTGGTCGCCTTCCGCAACCAGGAAGCCGGCAGTGATTTCGGCCCGCTGATGGCCGCGGCCACGCTGATCATCGCGCCGCTGGTGATCGCCTTCCTCTTCGCCCAGCGCCGGTTCATCGAGGGCATCACCCTGACCGGCATGAAGTAG
- a CDS encoding phosphodiesterase yields MKLIHLTDTHFVRPGERLYGLDPRARLDACIADINRNHGDASLAVITGDLTHYGDRAAFTGLRDALAALTVPVRLLLGNHDTVETFREVFPEVPVDAEGRVQGVEDTEAGRLIFLDTNMAGTHAGWYDRPRLDWLAARLAEAPEGPVYLFMHHPPFALGIASMDRIGLIRPDDFEACIAPYRARIRHIFFGHVHRPVSGSWRGIPFSTLRATNHQVWMDLAAPEIRVSHEPPAYAVVLLSADQTIVHTHDFLDAGPVTDLTDIAGSFWDEQARRAEMAEA; encoded by the coding sequence ATGAAGCTCATCCATCTGACCGACACCCATTTCGTCCGCCCGGGGGAGAGGCTTTACGGCCTCGACCCCAGGGCCCGGCTGGATGCCTGCATCGCCGACATCAACCGCAACCACGGCGATGCAAGCCTGGCGGTGATCACCGGCGACCTCACCCATTACGGCGACCGGGCGGCCTTCACCGGCCTGCGCGACGCGCTGGCGGCGCTGACCGTGCCGGTGCGGCTGCTGCTCGGCAATCACGACACGGTCGAGACCTTCCGCGAGGTCTTCCCCGAGGTGCCTGTGGATGCCGAAGGCCGGGTTCAGGGCGTGGAGGATACCGAGGCCGGCCGGCTGATCTTCCTCGACACCAACATGGCCGGCACCCATGCCGGCTGGTACGACCGGCCCCGCCTGGACTGGCTGGCCGCCCGCCTCGCCGAGGCGCCCGAGGGGCCGGTCTATCTGTTCATGCACCACCCGCCCTTCGCGCTCGGCATCGCCTCCATGGATCGGATCGGCCTGATCCGCCCGGATGATTTCGAGGCCTGCATCGCCCCGTACCGGGCGCGGATCCGCCACATCTTCTTCGGCCATGTCCACCGGCCGGTCTCGGGCTCGTGGCGCGGCATCCCCTTCTCGACGCTGCGCGCCACCAACCACCAGGTCTGGATGGATCTGGCGGCGCCCGAGATCCGGGTCAGCCACGAACCCCCGGCCTATGCGGTGGTGCTGCTCTCCGCCGACCAGACCATCGTCCACACCCACGACTTCCTGGATGCCGGCCCGGTCACCGACCTGACCGACATCGCCGGCAGCTTCTGGGACGAACAGGCCCGGCGGGCGGAGATGGCGGAAGCCTGA
- a CDS encoding ABC transporter ATP-binding protein has protein sequence MATIDICGITKNFGRTEVLKRVDLDIRDGEFLTLVGPSGCGKSTLLRIIAGLDSQTAGEIRIAGAAVDHLRARDRDLAMVFQSYALYPHLTVAENIAVPLSMRRLNAARRLPLLGPLLPGTRRITAEIKAEVMATAAMLGIGHLLARRPGQLSGGQRQRVALGRAMVRHPRAFLMDEPLSNLDAKMRVHMRAEIARLHRRLGATFIYVTHDQAEAMTMSDRLAVMMDGRILQLDTPDAVYDDPADIRVAEFIGSPRINIVTTRLAPSGRLMLGEKLLALRPSTPGVTPGTEIRLGFRPEHADLTDPARAALRGRVSLLENLGSDLLVHLELDDAAGGGMAVVRLDPARGRPAEGEICGIAMGPKPLAFGTDGARLPLAAASAAEMAHV, from the coding sequence ATGGCGACGATCGACATCTGCGGGATCACCAAGAATTTCGGACGCACCGAGGTTCTGAAACGGGTCGATCTGGACATACGCGACGGTGAGTTTCTGACCCTGGTCGGGCCGTCGGGCTGCGGCAAATCCACCCTGCTCAGGATCATCGCCGGGCTGGATAGCCAGACCGCCGGCGAGATCCGCATCGCAGGTGCGGCCGTCGACCATCTGCGTGCCCGCGATCGCGACCTCGCCATGGTCTTTCAATCCTATGCGCTCTATCCGCATCTGACGGTGGCGGAAAACATCGCCGTGCCGCTCAGCATGCGCCGGCTGAACGCCGCGCGGCGCCTGCCGCTGCTGGGCCCACTGCTGCCGGGAACCCGCCGCATCACGGCAGAGATCAAGGCCGAGGTGATGGCGACCGCCGCCATGCTCGGCATCGGCCATCTGCTGGCCCGCCGGCCCGGCCAGCTCTCGGGCGGGCAGCGCCAGCGGGTCGCGCTGGGCCGGGCGATGGTCCGCCATCCCCGCGCCTTCCTGATGGACGAGCCGCTCTCCAATCTGGATGCCAAGATGCGGGTGCATATGCGGGCGGAAATCGCCCGGCTGCATCGCCGGCTGGGCGCCACCTTCATCTATGTCACCCATGATCAGGCCGAGGCGATGACCATGTCGGACCGGCTGGCGGTGATGATGGACGGCCGCATCCTCCAGCTCGACACCCCCGATGCGGTCTATGACGACCCGGCCGACATCCGCGTGGCGGAATTCATCGGCAGCCCGCGGATCAACATCGTCACCACCCGCCTTGCCCCCAGCGGCCGGCTGATGCTGGGCGAGAAGCTGCTGGCGCTCCGCCCCTCCACCCCCGGCGTCACGCCCGGCACCGAAATCCGGCTGGGCTTTCGCCCCGAACATGCCGACCTCACCGACCCGGCACGGGCGGCCCTGCGCGGCCGGGTTTCCCTGCTCGAAAACCTGGGCTCGGACCTGCTGGTGCATCTGGAGCTGGACGATGCGGCCGGCGGCGGCATGGCGGTGGTGCGGCTGGATCCCGCCCGCGGCCGCCCGGCGGAGGGCGAGATCTGCGGCATCGCCATGGGGCCGAAGCCGCTGGCCTTCGGCACCGACGGCGCCCGGCTGCCGCTTGCCGCGGCATCGGCGGCGGAGATGGCCCATGTCTGA
- a CDS encoding ATP-binding protein: MDAGPGLTALPQLDDLIDAIDSAAEAVVLWDADDRLVFCNDHYRRFFGEPDKVRPGVRFDELVEMNIVYTSISEISFLPQGWDPDRYRERRIAAHRTASDTFIQLRDGRWLQSRERRTRSGGIVGIYSDITERMRTELALSAAKQAAEDANLAKSRFLAAASHDLRQPLHAVGILMSALSARLTTDRQHAIAGQINDCLQTVTGLFDALLDISRLDAGVVAPQPVDLPLGPLLRALAREFEPAARAKGLGLTVRPEAGAAAVRSDAAMLGRILRNFVSNAVKYTGRGRVLVGVRPRGADLRIDVIDTGPGFDAAEAQAVFREFHRLDGAMAEQGIGLGLAIADRLARLLGHRIEVMSRPGHGSRFSLILPRAAHVPAPEPVAAAPAVPAGLAGRRLLLIDDDPDIRRAAAQLFDAWGCTAAFAAGAHDLAGVLDAMDGPPEAVIVDYFLGDGWTGARLAPCLRARFGDALPMVMVTGDTSPERLREVQGLGFPVLHKPLNPMRLGATLRALLPSAPPQVAPSQPR, from the coding sequence ATGGACGCCGGCCCCGGGCTGACCGCCCTCCCCCAGCTCGACGACCTGATCGACGCCATCGACAGCGCGGCCGAGGCGGTCGTGCTGTGGGATGCAGACGATCGTCTGGTGTTCTGCAACGACCACTACCGCCGCTTCTTCGGAGAGCCCGACAAGGTGCGGCCGGGGGTGCGCTTCGACGAGCTGGTGGAGATGAACATCGTCTACACCAGCATTTCCGAGATCAGCTTCCTGCCCCAGGGCTGGGACCCCGACCGCTATCGCGAGCGCCGCATCGCCGCGCACCGCACCGCCAGCGACACGTTCATTCAGCTGCGCGATGGCCGCTGGCTGCAATCGCGCGAGCGGCGGACCCGGTCGGGCGGCATCGTCGGCATCTATTCCGACATCACCGAGCGGATGCGCACCGAACTCGCCCTCTCGGCCGCAAAACAGGCGGCGGAGGATGCCAATCTGGCCAAGTCGCGCTTCCTGGCCGCCGCCTCTCATGATCTGCGCCAGCCCCTGCATGCGGTCGGCATCCTGATGTCGGCGCTCTCGGCCCGGCTGACCACCGATCGTCAGCACGCCATCGCCGGCCAGATCAACGACTGCCTTCAGACCGTGACCGGGCTGTTCGATGCCCTGCTCGACATCTCCAGGCTGGATGCCGGGGTGGTGGCGCCGCAGCCGGTCGACCTGCCGCTCGGCCCCCTGCTCCGGGCGCTCGCCCGCGAATTCGAGCCGGCGGCCCGGGCCAAGGGGCTGGGGTTGACCGTGCGACCGGAGGCGGGAGCGGCGGCGGTGCGGAGCGATGCCGCCATGCTGGGGCGGATCCTGCGCAATTTCGTCTCCAACGCCGTCAAATATACCGGCCGCGGCCGGGTGCTGGTCGGCGTGCGCCCGCGCGGGGCGGATCTGCGGATCGACGTCATCGACACCGGTCCGGGTTTCGATGCCGCAGAGGCTCAGGCGGTGTTCCGCGAATTCCACCGGCTGGACGGCGCCATGGCCGAACAGGGCATCGGCCTCGGCCTCGCCATCGCCGACCGTCTGGCCCGGCTGCTCGGCCATCGGATCGAGGTGATGAGCCGGCCGGGCCATGGCAGCCGTTTCTCGCTGATCCTGCCCCGGGCGGCCCATGTCCCGGCCCCGGAACCGGTCGCCGCCGCACCTGCCGTGCCGGCGGGGCTGGCCGGCCGCCGTCTGCTGCTGATCGACGACGACCCCGACATCCGCCGCGCGGCCGCCCAGCTCTTCGACGCCTGGGGCTGCACCGCCGCCTTTGCCGCCGGTGCCCATGATCTGGCCGGGGTTCTGGACGCCATGGACGGCCCGCCGGAGGCGGTGATCGTCGACTATTTCCTGGGCGACGGCTGGACGGGGGCGCGGCTCGCCCCCTGCCTCAGGGCCCGGTTCGGCGATGCGCTGCCGATGGTGATGGTGACCGGCGACACCTCGCCCGAACGGCTGCGCGAGGTGCAGGGGCTGGGCTTTCCGGTGCTGCACAAGCCGCTGAACCCGATGCGGCTGGGGGCGACACTCAGGGCGCTGCTCCCCTCCGCCCCTCCCCAGGTCGCGCCCTCTCAGCCCCGGTAG
- a CDS encoding GntR family transcriptional regulator: MIDDTGFRMQRPGAARPADDLDDNDRVALYVRLARIFRDRIRSGEWSPGEKLPPVPDLCRDFAVAPITVRQALRMLADKGLLVAIRGKGTFVTEGQHSAVDDPELRRAINDRLDLTPGQGIRVLKRETGIALPPELQMEGGQPKPSYVKITKIHLFNETPFALMDVYVDEASYRRFPPNAEHNSKMLRMLTNHGHEKMGSSRQLITISHADQDVARALDYSLGGVMVKIISNIFSTDGDILMANNALYRGDMFVMERVEQTPAVPVIPDPTRPKDRH; encoded by the coding sequence GTGATCGACGACACGGGGTTCCGCATGCAAAGACCTGGTGCCGCCCGCCCGGCCGATGATCTGGACGACAACGACCGCGTGGCGCTCTATGTCCGTCTGGCCCGGATCTTCCGCGACCGCATCCGCTCAGGCGAATGGTCCCCGGGCGAAAAACTGCCGCCGGTGCCGGATCTGTGCCGGGATTTCGCGGTGGCGCCGATCACCGTGCGCCAGGCGCTGCGCATGCTCGCCGACAAGGGGCTGCTGGTCGCGATCCGCGGCAAGGGCACCTTCGTGACCGAAGGCCAGCATTCGGCGGTCGACGATCCGGAACTCCGCCGGGCGATCAACGACCGCCTGGACCTGACCCCGGGCCAGGGCATCCGCGTGCTGAAGCGCGAGACCGGCATCGCACTTCCCCCGGAACTGCAGATGGAAGGCGGCCAGCCCAAGCCCTCTTATGTCAAGATCACCAAGATTCACCTTTTCAACGAAACACCCTTCGCCCTGATGGATGTTTATGTCGACGAAGCATCCTATCGGCGATTCCCGCCAAACGCCGAGCATAATTCCAAGATGCTGCGGATGTTGACCAATCACGGCCACGAAAAGATGGGCTCGTCGCGCCAGCTCATCACCATATCCCACGCGGATCAGGATGTCGCGCGGGCGCTCGATTATTCATTGGGCGGCGTGATGGTGAAGATCATTTCGAACATCTTCAGCACCGACGGCGATATCCTGATGGCCAACAACGCGCTCTATCGCGGCGACATGTTCGTGATGGAACGGGTGGAACAGACCCCCGCCGTCCCGGTCATCCCCGACCCGACCCGGCCCAAGGACCGGCATTGA
- a CDS encoding ABC transporter substrate-binding protein, with amino-acid sequence MFRTLLTASAIAVATAAALPAAAAQPVELVIQYPYGELFNETHTRIREAFAKIHPEITLTYRTPYAEYEEGTQKILREAVTNQLPDVTYQGLNRVRIMVDRGIARPLDGYIAAEKDFEAEGFHQAMYDIGTQNGHVYALPFAISLPITYWNLDLVRKAGGDPASLPTSWDGVIDMAKKIDALGPDVNGISYVWDITGNWLWQAPVFAHGGTMLTADETKVAFDGAEGKFAMHTIARMVTEAHMPNLAQADARATFAAGKTGIYVTSTSDLTKTTNMIAGKFELKTHVFPDVTPGTGRLPAGGNVVMIVSKDDAKLDAAWQYVKFVTGPEGAAIMARTTGYMPPNKKANEVHLKDFYVQNPNHYTAVSQLPILTKWYAFPGENGLKITDVIKDHLNSVVTGARAAEPDAVLVDMARDVQRLLPKK; translated from the coding sequence ATGTTCCGGACGCTGCTCACCGCGTCGGCGATCGCCGTCGCGACCGCTGCCGCACTGCCCGCCGCCGCCGCCCAGCCGGTGGAACTGGTCATCCAGTACCCCTATGGCGAGCTGTTCAACGAGACCCACACCCGGATCCGCGAGGCCTTCGCGAAGATCCATCCCGAAATCACCCTCACCTACCGCACCCCTTATGCGGAGTACGAGGAAGGCACCCAGAAGATCCTGCGCGAGGCGGTGACCAACCAGCTGCCCGACGTGACCTATCAGGGTCTGAACCGGGTGCGGATCATGGTCGATCGCGGCATCGCCCGGCCGCTCGACGGCTACATCGCCGCGGAGAAGGATTTCGAGGCCGAAGGCTTCCATCAGGCGATGTACGACATCGGCACCCAGAACGGCCATGTCTACGCCCTGCCCTTCGCGATTTCGCTGCCGATCACCTACTGGAACCTGGATCTGGTGCGCAAGGCCGGCGGCGACCCCGCCAGCCTGCCGACCAGCTGGGACGGCGTGATCGACATGGCGAAAAAGATCGACGCCCTCGGCCCCGATGTGAACGGCATCAGCTATGTCTGGGACATCACCGGCAACTGGCTGTGGCAGGCCCCGGTCTTCGCCCATGGCGGCACCATGCTGACCGCCGACGAAACCAAAGTCGCCTTCGACGGCGCGGAAGGCAAATTCGCCATGCACACCATCGCCCGGATGGTGACCGAGGCGCATATGCCGAACCTGGCCCAGGCCGATGCCCGCGCGACCTTCGCCGCCGGCAAAACCGGCATCTACGTCACCTCGACCTCGGACCTGACCAAAACCACCAACATGATCGCCGGCAAGTTCGAGCTGAAGACCCATGTCTTCCCCGACGTGACGCCCGGCACCGGCCGCCTGCCCGCCGGCGGCAATGTGGTGATGATCGTCTCCAAAGACGACGCGAAGCTGGACGCGGCCTGGCAGTACGTGAAGTTCGTCACCGGCCCCGAAGGTGCCGCGATCATGGCCCGCACCACCGGCTACATGCCGCCCAACAAGAAGGCCAACGAGGTCCATCTGAAGGATTTCTACGTCCAGAACCCCAACCACTATACCGCCGTCAGCCAGCTGCCGATCCTGACCAAATGGTACGCCTTCCCGGGTGAGAACGGCCTGAAGATCACCGATGTGATCAAGGATCACCTGAACTCGGTCGTCACCGGCGCCCGCGCGGCCGAACCCGATGCGGTGCTGGTCGACATGGCCCGCGACGTGCAGCGCCTGCTGCCGAAGAAGTGA
- a CDS encoding acyclic terpene utilization AtuA family protein, with protein MKRVRLGAGAGYAGDRIEPAVEIAAHGDVQYLMFECLAERTIALAQQARRHDPAQGYDPLLDARMRAVLPVARANGVRILSNMGAANPVAAAEAVVRIARDLGLRGLKVVAVEGDDVLHLLDPSRTRLEETGVSLQDLGTRVISANAYLGAEPMIEALAAGADVVITGRVADPSLFVAPLVHEFGWAPDDWTHLGRATAVGHLLECAGQITGGYFADPGRRDVPGLERLGFPIAEVAGDGTALITKVAGSGGRIDPATCTEQLLYEVFDPARYVTPDVVADFSGVTFTQDGPDRVLVAGAAGWPRPAALKVSVGYADGHFGEGQISYAGPGAVARGRLALDIVAGRLRLTGLEADELRFDLIGVDALHGAAAAGGRADPAEVRARVIGRTATAAAAKRIGDEVETLYTNGPAGGGGVMKSCREIIGVGSTYLPRSCVRATLRHFEA; from the coding sequence TTGAAGCGGGTGAGACTGGGCGCCGGTGCCGGATATGCCGGCGACCGCATAGAACCTGCCGTCGAAATCGCCGCGCATGGCGACGTGCAGTACCTGATGTTCGAATGCCTGGCCGAGCGGACCATCGCGCTTGCCCAGCAGGCCCGCCGCCACGATCCGGCGCAGGGCTATGATCCGCTGCTCGATGCGCGCATGCGGGCCGTGCTGCCGGTGGCCCGGGCCAATGGCGTGCGCATCCTGTCCAATATGGGGGCGGCCAACCCGGTCGCCGCGGCGGAAGCGGTGGTGCGCATCGCCCGCGATCTGGGCCTTCGCGGCCTGAAGGTGGTGGCGGTGGAAGGCGACGACGTCCTGCATCTGCTGGATCCGTCCCGAACCCGGTTGGAAGAGACCGGTGTCTCGCTTCAGGATCTGGGCACCCGGGTGATCTCGGCCAATGCCTATCTCGGCGCCGAACCGATGATCGAAGCCCTCGCGGCCGGTGCCGATGTGGTGATCACCGGCCGGGTCGCCGACCCTTCGCTGTTCGTGGCGCCGCTCGTCCATGAATTCGGCTGGGCGCCCGACGACTGGACGCATCTTGGCCGGGCGACGGCGGTGGGGCATCTGCTGGAATGCGCCGGCCAGATCACCGGCGGCTATTTCGCCGATCCCGGACGTCGCGACGTGCCGGGGCTGGAGCGTCTGGGCTTTCCCATCGCCGAGGTGGCCGGGGACGGCACCGCCCTGATCACCAAGGTCGCAGGGTCGGGCGGGCGCATCGATCCTGCGACCTGCACCGAGCAGCTGCTCTATGAAGTCTTCGATCCGGCGCGATATGTCACCCCCGATGTGGTGGCCGATTTCTCGGGCGTCACCTTCACCCAGGACGGCCCCGACCGGGTGCTGGTGGCAGGGGCCGCCGGCTGGCCGCGGCCCGCGGCGCTGAAGGTGTCGGTCGGCTATGCCGACGGCCATTTCGGCGAGGGCCAGATCTCCTATGCCGGCCCCGGCGCGGTCGCCCGCGGGCGGCTGGCGCTCGACATCGTGGCCGGGCGGCTGCGTCTCACCGGCCTTGAGGCAGATGAATTGCGCTTCGACCTGATCGGCGTCGACGCCCTGCACGGGGCGGCGGCGGCCGGGGGGCGGGCCGACCCTGCCGAGGTTCGCGCCCGGGTGATCGGCCGCACGGCCACCGCGGCTGCGGCGAAACGGATCGGCGACGAGGTCGAAACCCTGTACACCAACGGCCCGGCCGGCGGCGGCGGGGTGATGAAGTCCTGCCGCGAGATCATCGGCGTCGGCTCCACCTATCTGCCGCGCAGCTGCGTCCGCGCGACGCTGCGCCATTTCGAGGCCTGA